From the Malaclemys terrapin pileata isolate rMalTer1 chromosome 13, rMalTer1.hap1, whole genome shotgun sequence genome, one window contains:
- the CACNG1 gene encoding voltage-dependent calcium channel gamma-1 subunit: MDEGKTLKIRLTFSVILVGISLMFAAVVTDHWAVLSHRVEHYNSTCEAAHFGLWRLCTKQFYIQDKATKERSCGLITLTGDRNCSYFKHFSPGQSTEIFERTTQKEYSISAAAIAIFSVGFAIIGTICILLSFRKKMDYLLKPASMFYTFAGLCMIISVEVMRQSVKRMIDSKETIWIEYYYSWSFACACASFVLLFICGIALLLISLPRFPQNPWESCMDAEPEH, from the exons ATGGATGAAGGCAAAACACTGAAAATCCGGCTGACTTTCTCTGTTATTTTGGTTGGCATCTCTTTAATGTTTGCAGCTGTGGTGACTGATCACTGGGCAGTGCTGAGCCATAGAGTGGAGCATTACAATTCCACCTGTGAGGCTGCTCACTTCGGGCTATGGCGGCTTTGCACAAAACAGTTTTACATCCAAGACAAAGCTACCAAAGAGAGGAGCTGTGGGCTGATAACTCTGACTGGAG ACCGTAACTGTTCCTACTTCAAACACTTCTCTCCAGGACAGAGCACAGAGATATTTGAAAGAACCACCCAAAAAG AGTACAGCATTTCAGCTGCAGCCATTGCCATCTTCAGTGTGGGCTTTGCAATCATCGGAACAATCTGCATCCTCTTATCCTTTAGGAAAAAGATGGATTATCTCCTGAAGCCAGCGTCGATGTTCTACACCTTTGCAG GCCTGTGCATGATCATCTCTGTTGAAGTCATGAGACAGTCTGTGAAAAGGATGATTGACAGCAAGGAGACTATCTGGATAGAATACTATTATTCATGGTCTTTTGCCTGTGCCTGCGCCTCCTTCGTCCTGCTCTTCATCTGCGGGATCGCTCTTCTGCTAATCTCCTTGCCTCGCTTCCCACAGAATCCGTGGGAGTCTTGTATGGACGCAGAACCAGAGCATTAA